One Vigna unguiculata cultivar IT97K-499-35 chromosome 7, ASM411807v1, whole genome shotgun sequence genomic region harbors:
- the LOC114192681 gene encoding receptor-like protein EIX1 — MNSSISIIKLFFLCSLCSIMFNSCSFAVHCNEKDTNVLLNFKQRLTDPSQLLSSWFPKSDCCEWRGVKCDNITGRVSMLTLPCHTHPSPITAVGEKGNKSHCLSGELNLGLLQLEYLTYLDLSNNGFKFLQFNSMGSRENSSNLQYLDLSRNYDILVRDLHWISNISSLQYLNLDGVHIHKEIDWLQSLTLLPSLSLLHLGFCQLEKIYPTLQYANFTSLKALNLADNDFVSELPSWLFNLSSDISYIDLSWNQIHGELPETMPNLRSIKFLYFTHNYLKGPLPNWLGQLEQLQTLRFSFNFFSGPIPACLGNLSSLIELNLDSNQLNGNLPKDLRKLFNLESLRVAENSLTGIVSERNLVSFSKLEVLSLNSPALVFDFDPEWTPPFQLQAVEFGHVRDKLPEWLFTQSSLKFLTIVDSTASFEPLDRFWNFSKQLHYFKLINNTVNGDISNVLLMPQFVWLVSNNLRGNMPRLSPEVIVLILHDNSLSGSISPLLCNKMSNKSNLIHLDMGYNHLSGDLTDCWNDWKSLVYVDLGYNNLTGKIPHSITSLSNLRFLYLESNKLFGEVPVSLKNCQNLWILDLGHNNFSGDIPNWLVQSVKGLKLRSNRFSGNIPTQLCQLHSLMVMDFASNGLSGAIPNCLHNITTMLSSDASTRAVGYTLNLPSFSTSVACTITMLIKGNELEYFNLMNLIDLSNNNLSGRVPLEMYMLTGLQSLNLSHNMLSGKIPKEIGNLEPLESIDLSRNFFSGEIPQTMSSLHYLEVLNLSFNNFKGKIPLGTQLGSSNLSYIGNSGLCGPPLSKICPEDEKSQNTKSTGEEEGDESEVHSMLYMGLGIGFAVGFWGVVGTIFFNRRCRHAYFRFVHQTYDFAIQKMNFI; from the exons ATGAACTCCTCCATCTCCatcatcaaattattttttctttgttcactGTGTTCCATCATGTTCAACTCATGCAGTTTTGCGGTTCATTGCAATGAGAAGGACACGAACGTACTCCTTAACTTCAAGCAACGACTCACAGATCCTTCACAGCTTCTCTCTTCATGGTTTCCGAAATCAGATTGCTGTGAATGGAGAGGAGTCAAGTGTGATAACATCACAGGTAGGGTTTCAATGCTTACTCTCCCTTGTCACACTCATCCCTCTCCAATTACTGCTGTGGGAGAAAAAGGCAACAAATCACACTGTTTGTCAG GTGAATTAAATTTGGGTTTGCTGCAACTTGAATATTTGACCTACTTGGATTTGAGCAACAATGGCTTCAAGTTTCTCCAATTCAATTCAATGGGTAGCCGTGAAAACTCCTCCAACCTCCAGTATCTTGACTTATCACGAAACTATGATATTCTTGTCCGTGATCTCCATTGGATTTCCAATATTTCATCATTGCAATACCTTAATCTTGATGGTGTTCATATTCACAAGGAAATTGATTGGCTTCAATCACTCACTTTGCTCCCTTCACTTTCTCTGTTACATTTAGGATTTTGTCAACTTGAGAAGATATATCCAACTCTTCAATATGCTAATTTTACTTCACTTAAAGCTCTAAATCTTGCTGATAATGATTTTGTATCTGAGTTGCCTAGTTGGTTATTCAATCTTAGTTCTGACATCTCCTATATTGACCTTAGTTGGAATCAAATACACGGTGAACTGCCTGAAACAATGCCGAATCTTAGAAGTATTAAGTTCTTGTATTTTACTCATAATTATCTCAAAGGACCTCTTCCAAATTGGTTAGGACAACTCGAACAACTACAAACTCTtcgtttttcttttaactttttttctggTCCAATCCCTGCATGTTTGGGAAATTTATCATCCTTGATTGAACTGAACCTCGACTCAAATCAATTGAATGGAAATCTTCCGAAAGACCTCAGGAAACTGTTCAACTTGGAAAGCCTTCGAGTAGCAGAAAATTCCTTGACTGGAATTGTGTCCGAAAGAAATTTAGTTTCCTTTTCAAAGTTGGAGGTGTTATCCCTTAATTCACCTGCCCTGGTCTTTGATTTTGATCCTGAATGGACCCCTCCTTTCCAACTTCAAGCGGTTGAGTTTGGCCATGTGAGAGACAAGCTTCCTGAATGGTTATTCACACAAAGTTCTCTAAAATTTCTAACCATTGTAGACTCAACTGCTTCATTTGAACCTCTTGACAGATTTTGGAACTTTTCTAAACAACttcattatttcaaattaatcaacaaCACAGTCAATGGAGACATATCAAATGTGTTGTTAATGCCACAATTTGTTTGGTTAGTTTCCAATAATTTAAGAGGTAACATGCCTCGTTTATCTCCAGAAGTGATTGTATTAATTTTGCATGATAACTCTTTGTCTGGGTCAATTTCTCCTCTCTTGTGCAACAAAATGAGCAACAAAAGCAATTTGATTCACTTGGACATGGGTTATAATCATTTATCTGGAGACCTCACAGATTGTTGGAATGATTGGAAATCATTGGTTTATGTTGATTTAGGATACAACAACTTAACAGGAAAGATTCCTCACTCAATAACTTCTTTGTCCAACCTTCGATTTTTATACTTAGAAAGCAATAAGTTGTTTGGTGAGGTACCTGTCTCACTTAAAAATTGCCAAAATCTTTGGATACTTGATCTCGGTCACAATAACTTTTCTGGAGATATACCAAACTGGTTGGTACAAAGTGTGAAAGGTCTTAAACTCAGATCTAATCGATTCAGTGGAAATATTCCCACACAACTATGTCAACTTCATTCTTTGATGGTCATGGATTTTGCAAGTAATGGATTGTCAGGAGCAATACCCAATTGCTTGCATAACATCACAACCATGCTTTCTAGCGATGCATCAACTCGTGCAGTCGGTTATACCCTTAATTTACCAAGTTTTAGTACAAGTGTTGCTTGTACTATTACCATGCTTATAAAAGGAAATGAgttagaatattttaatttgatgaatTTGATCGATCTCTCGAATAACAACTTGTCTGGGAGAGTGCCTTTAGAGATGTATATGCTCACTGGATTACAATCATTGAACTTGTCTCATAACATGTTGAGTGGCAAAATACCAAAAGAGATTGGCAACTTGGAACCCTTGGAGTCCATTGATCTCTCAAGAAACTTTTTCTCTGGAGAGATTCCTCAGACCATGTCTTCCTTGCATTATCTAGAGGTTTTAAATTTGTCTTTCAATAATTTCAAGGGGAAAATCCCATTAGGGACCCAACTAGGTTCTTCAAACCTCAGCTATATAGGGAATTCTGGTCTCTGTGGACCTCCACTTTCAAAGATATGCCCAGAAGATGAAAAATCCCAGAATACAAAATCAactggagaagaagaaggagatgaATCTGAAGTACATTCTATGTTGTACATGGGCTTGGGAATTGGATTTGCAGTAGGATTCTGGGGTGTTGTTGGCACCATTTTCTTCAATAGGAGATGTAGACATGCTTATTTTAGATTTGTGCACCAGACTTATGACTTTGCCATCCAAAAGATGAACTTCATCTAA
- the LOC114192165 gene encoding zinc finger protein ZOP1 produces MTEYWVSQGNKWCDFCKIYISNNPSSIRNHELGQRHKDNVAKRLAAMRKENIAKEKEQKETARAIEQIEAKAQRSYQKDKAKFEEARESLELDGQEWELDSSSGYYYHKTNGFCYDPKSGFYYSDAIGKWVTKEEAYVSPHFTSKSLSSSKSKSDENKSNKSQNGSSSGLVTTVNPKRNSKAAPSSLAVGKRKRPNEKSKVISEEEKAALKAREAARKRVQEREKPLLGLYSKPY; encoded by the exons ATGACTGAG TACTGGGTCAGCCAGGGCAACAAATGGTGCGACTTTtgcaaaatttatatatcaaacaacCCTTCGAGCATTAGGAATCATGAGCTTGGTCAACGCCACAAAGATAATGTTGCCAAGAGGCTGGCTGCTATGAGAAAAGAGAATATTGCTAAGGAGAAAGAGCAGAAGGAAACAGCCCGTGCCATTGAACAAATCGAAGCG AAAGCACAACGTAGCTATCAAAAGGATAAAGCAAAATTTGAGGAAGCCAGAGAATCACTCGAATTGGATGGCCAAG AATGGGAGCTTGACAGCAGTTCAGgctattattatcataaaacaaatGGATTTTGCTATGACCCAAAGTCCGGATTTTACTACTCTGATGCCATTG gCAAGTGGGTGACAAAGGAAGAAGCATATGTCTCCCCTCACTTTACATCTAAGTCCTTGTCATCATCAAAATCGAAATCAGatgaaaacaaatcaaataagtCTCAAAATGGATCTTCATCTGGGTTAGTTACAACTGTGAATCCTAAAAGAAATTCGAAAGCTGCTCCTTCATCTCTTGCAGTCGGAAAGAGAAAAAGGCCTAATGAAAAATCCAAAGTTATCTCTGAAGAAGAAAAAGCAGCTCTCAAGGCAAGAGAGGCTGCAAGGAAAAGAGTGCAGGAGAGGGAAAAACCCTTGCTTGGCCTTTACAGCAAGCCTTACTAA
- the LOC114190170 gene encoding receptor-like protein EIX2 produces MPRLSPEVVVLCLYNNSLSGPISPLLCNKMSNKSNLIDLDMGYNHLSGDLTDCWNDWKSLVHVDLGYNNLTGKIPHSVSSLSNLRFLYLESNKLFGEVPVSLKNCQNLWILDLGHNNFSGDIPNWLAQSVKGLKLRSNHFSGNIPTQLCQLRSLMVMDFASNGLSGAIPNCLHNITTMLSSDASTREVGYTLNLPSLTLNYLCSITMLIKGNELEYFHLMNVIDLSNNKLSGSVPLEMYMLTGIQSLNLSHNMLSGTIPKEIGNLEPLESIDFSRNFFSGEIPQTMSSLHYLEVLNLSFNNFNGKIPSGTQLGSSNLSYMGNSGLCGFPLSKICPEDEISHNTKSIGEEEGDESEVHSMFYMGLGIGFAVRFWGVLGTIFFNRRCRHAYFRFLHQIYDFTIQKMLQIYYF; encoded by the coding sequence ATGCCTCGTTTATCTCCAGAAGTGGTTGTTCTATGTTTGTATAATAACTCTTTGTCTGGGCCAATTTCTCCTCTCTTGTGCAACAAAATGAGCAACAAAAGCAATTTGATCGACTTGGACATGGGTTATAATCATTTATCTGGAGACCTCACAGATTGTTGGAATGATTGGAAATCATTGGTTCATGTTGATTTAGGATACAACAACTTAACAGGAAAGATTCCTCACTCTGTGAGTTCTTTGTCCAACCTTCGATTTTTATACCTAGAAAGCAATAAGTTGTTTGGTGAGGTACCTGTCTCACTTAAAAATTGCCAAAATCTTTGGATACTTGATCTCGGTCACAACAACTTTTCTGGAGATATACCAAACTGGTTGGCACAAAGTGTGAAAGGTCTTAAACTCAGATCCAATCATTTCAGTGGAAATATTCCCACACAACTCTGTCAACTTCGTTCTTTGATGGTGATGGATTTTGCAAGTAATGGATTGTCAGGAGCAATACCCAATTGCTTGCATAACATCACAACCATGCTTTCTAGCGATGCATCAACTCGTGAAGTCGGTTATACCCTTAATTTACCAAGTTTAACATTGAACTATCTTTGTAGTATTACCATGCTTATAAAAGGAAATGAGTTagaatattttcatttgatgaatgtgatcgATCTCTCGAATAACAAATTGTCAGGAAGTGTGCCTTTAGAGATGTATATGCTCACTGGAATACAATCCTTGAACTTGTCGCATAACATGTTGAGTGGCACAATACCAAAAGAGATTGGCAACTTGGAACCCTTGGAATCCATTGATTTCTCAAGAAACTTTTTCTCAGGAGAAATTCCTCAGACTATGTCTTCCTTGCATTACCTTGAGGTCTTAAATTTGTCTTTCAACAATTTCAATGGAAAAATCCCATCAGGGACCCAACTTGGTTCTTCAAACCTTAGCTATATGGGCAATTCTGGCCTCTGTGGATTTCCACTTTCAAAGATATGCCCAGAAGATGAAATATCCCACAATACAAAATCcattggagaagaagaaggtgatGAATCTGAAGTACATTCTATGTTCTACATGGGCTTGGGAATTGGATTTGCAGTACGATTCTGGGGAGTTCTTGGCACCATTTTCTTCAACAGGAGATGCAGACATGcttattttagatttttgcATCAGATTTATGACTTTACCATCCAAAAGATGTTACAAATCTATTACTTTTAG
- the LOC114189706 gene encoding probable leucine-rich repeat receptor-like protein kinase At1g35710 — MFTNIHTLNLSINFLNGSIPPQIGVMSNLIILDLSFNELSGVIPSEITQLVGLHTLNMSDNIFSGSLPQEIGRLRELRMLHVPWCNLTGTIPISIEKFNNLFHLDVGGNNLSGRIPHRIWRMDLKHLSLAINKFNGSIPEEIVNMRNLEILYLQKSGLSGNMPQGIGMLGKIVHLDMSNCNLNGSIPLSIGALTNISILSLHDNHLSGHIPSEICKLINLEILDLSNNFLSGKIPSTIGNLRYLKYFSLLGNKLSGSVPREIGNLSNLNFLSLFGNQFSGSIPREIGFLRTLGQLDLSNNFLSDKIPSTIGNLSNLVYLYLYANQFSGIIPDEVGNLHSLVTIQLLHNNLSGPIPTSIGNLINLKSISLYDNNLSGPIPTSIGNMVNLESILLHQNKLSGSIPSTIGNLSKLRGLTLFQNYLNGKIPIEMNRLATLENLQLADNYFLGHLPHNICSGEKLTHFSASNNNFTGYIPESLKNCSSLIRLRLQKNQLTGNITNAFDVLPNLDYIELSENNFYGHLSPNWGKFRNLTSLKISNNNLSGVIPPELGGATKLQELQLSSNHLTGNIPQDLCNLVLLFHLSLHNNDLSGNIPKRIASMKNLQFFSIGSNNLSGLIPNQLGNLVKLWNMNLSQNKFEGNIPLELGKLISLTTLDLSGNLLRGRLTHMLGGLNKLETLNLSHNSLSGDLSCFDDMMSLTSIDISYNEFEGPLPDIPVFRNATMEALRNNKGLCGNVSGLKPCLTLSGKSHNHVTKKVITMVLPLTLGTIMLALFVFGVLYYLCKTSVKMEELATNLQTLNTFAIWSYDGKMVFENIVEATENFDDKHLIGVGGQGRVYKALLPTGQVVAVKKLHSVPNGEILNMKAFTSEIQALSKIRHRNIVKLYGFCSHSHWLFVVCEFLEKGNVQNILKDDEQAIAFDWNKRVNVIKDVANALFYMHYDCSPPIIHRDISSKNVLLDLEYVAHVSDFGTAKFLNPNSSNWTSFVGTFGYAAPELAYTMKVNEKCDVYSFGVLAWEILIGKHPGDYISSLLLSSSFIGVASTLDDITLMDKLDQRLPPSTKCSVKEVALVAKIALACMTESPRSRPTMKEVVNELVV; from the exons ATGTTTACAAACATTCACACTCTTAATCTAAGCATCAACTTCTTGAATGGGAGTATTCCTCCTCAAATTGGAGTCATGTCCAATCTAATTATTCTTGATTTGTCTTTTAATGAACTTTCTGGGGTTATTCCTTCTGAAATAACACAATTGGTCGGTCTTCATACATTGAACATGAGTGACAATATTTTCAGTGGGTCTCTTCCTCAAGAAATAGGTAGATTGAGGGAGCTGAGAATGCTTCATGTTCCTTGGTGCAATCTCACAGGGACAATCCCAATCTCTATAGAAAAGTTCAACAATTTGTTTCATCTAGACGTGGGAGGCAACAACCTTTCTGGCAGGATTCCTCATAGAATATGGCGTATGGACCTAAAGCATTTGTCACTTGCAATTAATAAATTCAATGGTTCCATCCCCGAAGAAATTGTGAATATGAGGAACTTGGAGATTCTGTATCTTCAGAAAAGTGGCCTTTCTGGAAACATGCCCCAAGGAATTGGGATGCTGGGGAAAATAGTACATCTAGACATGAGCAATTGTAATCTTAATGGGTCCATACCTCTTTCAATTGGAGCTTTGACCAATATATCCATTCTTAGCTTACACGACAACCACCTTTCTGGTCACATTCCTAGTGAAATTTGTAAGTTAATCAACCTTGAGATTCTTGATTTGTCTAATAATTTTCTCTCTGGCAAAATCCCTTCAACAATAGGAAACTTGAGATATCTGAAGTATTTTTCCCTTCTTGGAAACAAACTCTCTGGCTCTGTTCCTCGTGAAATTGGAAACCTAAGCAATCTAAATTTTCTTAGCCTTTTTGGCAACCAATTCTCTGGCTCTATTCCTCGTGAAATTGGATTTTTGAGAACACTCGGTCAACTAGATTTGTCTAATAATTTTCTCTCTGATAAAATTCCCTCCACAATTGGAAACTTGAGCAATCTAGTTTATCTTTACCTTTATGCAAACCAATTCTCTGGCATTATCCCAGATGAAGTTGGAAATTTGCATTCCCTTGTAACAATTCAATTGCTACACAACAACCTCTCTGGACCAATTCCGACCTCCATAGGTAACCTGATCAATTTGAAATCCATTTCACTTTATGATAATAACCTCTCTGGGCCAATCCCGACTTCCATAGGTAACATGGTCAACTTGGAATCCATTTTACTTCATCAAAACAAACTCTCCGGATCCATTCCTTCCACTATTGGAAATTTGTCAAAGCTTCGTGGATTaactttatttcaaaattatctcAACGGCAAGATTCCAATAGAAATGAATAGACTTGCTACTTTGGAAAATTTGCAACTAGCtgataattattttcttggCCATTTACCTCACAACATTTGTAGTGGTGAAAAGTTGACACATTTTTCTGCTAGCAATAACAATTTTACTGGCTATATTCCGGAGAGTTTGAAGAATTGCTCTAGTCTTATAAGACTCAGGCTTCAAAAAAATCAACTAACTGGAAACATAACAAATGCTTTTGATGTACTTCCAAACTTGGATTACATCGAATTGAgtgaaaacaatttttatggTCATCTTTCACCAAATTGGGGAAAGTTCCGTAATCTCACAAGCCTCAAGATCTCAAACAATAATTTATCAGGTGTTATCCCACCAGAGCTAGGTGGGGCAACAAAATTACAAGAACTTCAATTATCCTCAAATCATCTTACAGGAAACATTCCACAAGATTTATGTAATTTGGTCCTGTTGTTTCATCTATCACTCCACAACAATGATCTTTCAGGAAATATTCCCAAAAGAATTGCATCGATGAAGAATCTTCAGTTTTTCAGTATTGGATCTAATAATTTGTCTGGCTTAATTCCAAATCAACTTGGAAATTTAGTCAAATTATGGAACATGAATTTGAGCCAGAATAAATTTGAGGGGAATATTCCCTTGGAGCTTGGAAAATTAATATCTCTTACAACTCTTGATCTCAGTGGAAATTTGTTGAGGGGAAGATTAACACATATGCTTGGAGGATTAAACAAATTAGAAACATTGAATCTCTCTCACAATAGTCTTTCCGGTGATCTTTCTTGCTTTGATGATATGATGAGCTTGACATCTATTGATATATCGTACAATGAGTTTGAGGGTCCACTTCCAGACATTCCAGTCTTTCGCAATGCTACAATGGAAGcattaagaaataataaaggCTTGTGTGGCAATGTTAGCGGCTTAAAGCCTTGCCTAACACTGAGTGGGAAATCGCATAATCATGTGACAAAAAAAGTCATAACAATGGTTCTACCCCTTACTTTGGGCACTATAATGCTGGCATTGTTTGTTTTTGGAGTCTTGTATTATTTATGCAAAACTTCTGTGAAAATGGAAGAGCTGGCTACCAATTTACAAACTCTAAACACATTTGCAATATGGAGTTATGATGGCAAAATGGTATTCGAGAATATTGTTGAGGCTACTGAAAACTTTGATGATAAGCATCTCATTGGAGTTGGGGGGCAAGGACGAGTTTACAAAGCATTGTTACCCACAGGTCAAGTTGTTGCGGTAAAGAAACTACATTCAGTTCCAAATGGAGAAATACTTAATATGAAAGCTTTTACAAGTGAGATCCAAGCTCTTTCAAAAATTCGCCATCGTAACATTGTAAAGTTATATGGGTTTTGTTCACATTCCCATTGGTTATTTGTGGTGTGTGAATTCTTGGAGAAGGGCAATGTCCAGAATATTTTGAAGGATGATGAACAAGCAATTGCATTTGATTGGAATAAGAGAGTGAATGTTATTAAAGATGTAGCAAATGCTTTATTCTACATGCACTATGATTGCTCACCACCAATTATTCATCGTGATATATCAAGTAAAAATGTCCTTTTGGATTTGGAATATGTGGCACATGTCTCAGATTTTGGAACGGCCAAGTTTCTTAATCCCAATTCATCGAATTGGACCTCATTTGTAGGAACCTTTGGATATGCTGCTCCAG AACTTGCGTACACAATGAAGGTAAATGAGAAATGTGACGTGTATAGTTTTGGAGTGTTGGCATGGGAAATACTTATTGGAAAGCACCCTGGTGATTATATATCTTCTTTATTGCTATCATCTTCATTCATTGGTGTTGCCTCAACACTTGATGATATAACATTGATGGATAAGTTGGACCAGCGTCTCCCTCCTTCAACAAAGTGTTCAGTTAAAGAGGTGGCATTGGTTGCGAAGATAGCACTTGCTTGCATGACTGAAAGTCCACGATCTCGCCCTACTATGAAGGAGGTTGTCAATGAGCTTGTAGTGTAA